A stretch of DNA from Staphylococcus sp. KG4-3:
AGATATCAAATATCCATCTTTTATGAGTTGCAAAATTTCATAAAAATAAACATCAATTTCTATAGTTTCAATAGAAATCGATGTTTATTTTTTAGTTAGAGATATTTATGTACAGGACGCTTTTAATATAACTGTTGTTAATCATCGATTATATAAAAATTTGATATTTTTAGTTTACTATAATTGATTTTGTTTTATTTTCAAATACTTTCTTATATTCAAAGTTTTAGATAATTGATCAGAAATTATTAAACCTAGAGCAATAGAACCAGCAATAAGTATAGTTCTAATAAATGTATTGCTTGCATCAGTGAAATTTAGTGTTACAAGTTGCTGCATAGCTCTAAAAGCCAAGCTTCCTGGGACTAAAGGAATAATACCTGGAATCATAAAAACAACAACAGGAGATTTGAGTAATCTACTCATTATATGGCTGATTAAACCTAAGGTTAAACTTCCTAGTAAACTGGTGTAGATACTATCCATTTGAAACCATGTGTTTAATGTGAAATTAACTATATAACCTAGTGCACCAGCCAAGCCAGCTGCAAAAAATAGCTTTTTTGGGGCGTCATATATAAGTGCAAAAAAATAAGAAGCTGTAAAACTAAAAAATAAAGTGTAAATAAAAGTCAAAATAACGCCCTCCTAAAAAATCAAATAAGCAATTGAAATCCCTGACCCAATAGCAAAAGCAATTACCAAAGCTTCTAAAAATTTAGCTGTAAACATTAACATATGTCTGCTGAATAAATCCTGTATAGCAGTAGTAATTAAGACTCCAGGAACAATAGGCATAATAGAAGCAATCATTGCTGGACCAATTGTCTCATTAATATTAAATAGTTTTGCGCTTAATAAAATGATAAAACCTACTATAAAAGAAGCAACCAATTCGGGTATAAACATTGTTGGTGATCTACTTTGCATCCACTCAACAATAAAAAATCCAACAGAGCCAGCAATAAATGTAGGAATAATATTATGCCAATCGCCACCATGTAAATATAAAAAGCTAAGTGAAATAAATCCAGCCGCAATAAGTTTTTTCCATAAAGCGATGGTTAAAGTCGTATGTTCAATATTGGTCAAAAGATTATAAGCTTGATGAATTGAAATACTATTATTGGTTAGTTGACGTGAAATAGAGTTAACCCGAAAAATTTTAAGTAGGTTTGTTGCATTTTTATTGATTCGAACAATACGTGTATCGTGACTTTCACTAAGAGAAAAATTTATGAAGTTATTTATAACGTATCCTTGACTATTATTATAGCCCATACAGAGAGCCATTCGTTTCATTGTGTCTTCTACACGTGAAATTTCAGCACCTGAAGATAGTAATATTTTACTGGCAATTAAAATAACACTCATAGTTATTTTATCTTGAGAACTATTCAATATTCTGTACCTCCAAATCAATAATAATGATGTTATTTTAATACTAATTTTTTCCAATGAAAGTAAATAAAATATTGCTAAAAAATAATGCAGCAAAATTTTATTTTGAAATTATTTATGATATGTAACATTATTTCTAATCAATGTATCTTCTAATGTTCTTAGCTTATCTAACGAAGTTTCGGATGTACGTTTTCCTAATTCTAAGACTAAAGCGTCTATAAGGGCGATAATTGGGACGATTGAGAAATGATCTTTGCTAACGGACAACTTCAATGTTACTGAAGCATATTCGATAATTGGAGAAGAATCATAATCTGTAATTAACAATACGTCATTCCCTTGAGTCTTTGTTTCTTTTACCGCATTAATGACTGAATATGTGTAGGGTTCAAATGCAAATACGATAAGAATATCTCTGGCAGCCATTTTAGTTATTTTATCAAGTGTTGCATCTGTATCACCACTTAGTTGATGGACATTTAAATAGAATTCATTTAATAAGTGTTCAAGGTATAAAGCAGTTGATTTGTAAGGTCTAGTTCCTAGAATACTTACACTTGTAGCTTGTTCAATATATTGAACTGCTACATCAAAGTTAGTAATTAAATCAGTTT
This window harbors:
- a CDS encoding MurR/RpiR family transcriptional regulator, which encodes MKRKTLSLKEKLVNRKSTLPKKQQKLCNYILKNFEDLGLTTIKELSNKADVGISTVMRTINALDYKNFNDFRKDIYNEALPINTKFSLKNAFLHSENLKTNTLTNVWDKSVDLLNQSLKTDLITNFDVAVQYIEQATSVSILGTRPYKSTALYLEHLLNEFYLNVHQLSGDTDATLDKITKMAARDILIVFAFEPYTYSVINAVKETKTQGNDVLLITDYDSSPIIEYASVTLKLSVSKDHFSIVPIIALIDALVLELGKRTSETSLDKLRTLEDTLIRNNVTYHK
- a CDS encoding threonine/serine exporter family protein, whose protein sequence is MNSSQDKITMSVILIASKILLSSGAEISRVEDTMKRMALCMGYNNSQGYVINNFINFSLSESHDTRIVRINKNATNLLKIFRVNSISRQLTNNSISIHQAYNLLTNIEHTTLTIALWKKLIAAGFISLSFLYLHGGDWHNIIPTFIAGSVGFFIVEWMQSRSPTMFIPELVASFIVGFIILLSAKLFNINETIGPAMIASIMPIVPGVLITTAIQDLFSRHMLMFTAKFLEALVIAFAIGSGISIAYLIF
- a CDS encoding threonine/serine exporter family protein, with translation MTFIYTLFFSFTASYFFALIYDAPKKLFFAAGLAGALGYIVNFTLNTWFQMDSIYTSLLGSLTLGLISHIMSRLLKSPVVVFMIPGIIPLVPGSLAFRAMQQLVTLNFTDASNTFIRTILIAGSIALGLIISDQLSKTLNIRKYLKIKQNQL